In Scylla paramamosain isolate STU-SP2022 chromosome 19, ASM3559412v1, whole genome shotgun sequence, a single genomic region encodes these proteins:
- the LOC135109991 gene encoding methylosome subunit pICln-like, whose product MLLLNLPPPVEGIKHRQENTKLWIHEELYGPGTLYIAESHVSWVKDGSEQHTLSLAYPHIAIHAVSRDTSNQNQPCLCLIVDTTINLPWAGTPNITTGTDSDDEDDEETACTELKFIPTDPMSLEPMYQALNECQALHPDPQDQSDDDAWPEDDEENFDEGEYEVSENGYHVPYEDDMEGVDDMARVGSRTSAPNHLEQEADIDTEEAMETGQFDDADD is encoded by the exons ATGCTGCTCCTGAACCTGCCGCCCCCAGTGGAGGGAATCAAGCACCGTCAGGAGAATACCAAGCTGTGGATACACGAGGAACTGTATGGTCCGGGCACTCTGTACATTGCTGAGAG CCATGTGTCGTGGGTGAAGGATGGCTCGGAGCAACACACTCTCTCCCTGGCGTACCCACACATCGCCATCCATGCTGTGAGCCGAGACACATCCAACCAGAATCAGCCGTGCCTCTGCCTCATTGTTGACACCACCATCAACCTGCCCTGGG CTGGCACACCAAACATCACAACAGGAACAGACTCGGACGATGAGGACGACGAGGAGACGGCTTGCACGGAGCTGAAATTCATCCCGACAGACCCCATGTCCCTGGAGCCGATGTACCAAGCCTTGAATGAGTGCCAGGCGCTGCACCCCGACCCCCAGGACCAGTCTGATGACGATGCGTGGCCAGAAG ATGATGAGGAAAACTTTGATGAGGGCGAGTATGAAGTAAGTGAGAATGGCTACCATGTGCCCTATGAAGACGACATGGAAG GAGTGGATGACATGGCCAGAGTTGGGAGCAGGACCAGTGCCCCCAACCACCTTGAGCAAGAGGCAGACATTGACACAGAGGAGGCCATGGAGACCGGGCAgtttgatgatgctgatgattgA